One Desulforhopalus sp. DNA segment encodes these proteins:
- a CDS encoding lipopolysaccharide transport periplasmic protein LptA — MQSHDRCSLLFSILFLIVSFVIGGAANALAASDAPIHIESNRMTSTEKSNSVVFSGDVDAKQGDVRIRADEMTVFYNTLESSAKQPAPKDKKKPAAPQAEKKTSQQVEKLICTGNVEVSRGEWLGTAKKMLYLSKERQVILTENAKAWQGQNMVSGEKIIYYLDEGRSEVIGGTKATAGEGDGGKKKPSRVNMTILQN, encoded by the coding sequence GTTCTTTGCTGTTTAGCATTCTTTTTCTTATCGTTTCCTTCGTTATCGGCGGAGCTGCAAACGCCCTGGCTGCCTCCGATGCACCAATCCATATTGAATCGAACCGTATGACCTCCACCGAGAAATCAAATTCAGTAGTATTCTCTGGGGATGTCGATGCAAAACAGGGTGACGTGCGTATTCGCGCAGACGAAATGACCGTCTTCTATAACACCCTCGAAAGTTCCGCCAAGCAACCAGCGCCGAAGGACAAAAAGAAACCAGCAGCGCCCCAGGCAGAAAAGAAAACCAGCCAGCAAGTTGAGAAACTGATCTGCACCGGCAATGTCGAAGTCTCCCGGGGAGAATGGCTGGGAACCGCCAAAAAAATGCTCTACCTCTCCAAAGAGAGACAGGTTATATTGACGGAAAATGCCAAGGCCTGGCAGGGCCAGAATATGGTCAGCGGCGAAAAGATCATTTATTACCTCGACGAGGGCCGTTCCGAAGTCATCGGCGGCACCAAGGCCACCGCCGGTGAAGGCGATGGCGGCAAAAAGAAACCTTCCCGGGTCAATATGACCATCCTTCAGAATTAA